A window of Ictidomys tridecemlineatus isolate mIctTri1 chromosome 15, mIctTri1.hap1, whole genome shotgun sequence contains these coding sequences:
- the LOC110597236 gene encoding uncharacterized protein LOC110597236 — protein sequence MSHLSQQRIYSGESPFACKVCGKVFSHKSNLTEHELFHNREKPFECNECGKAFSQKQYVIKHQNTHTGEKLFECNDCGKSFSQKENLLTHQKIHTGEKPFECKDCGKAFIQKSNLIRHQRTHTGEKPFICKECGKTFSGKSNLTEHEKIHIGEKPFKCNECGTAFGQKKYLIKHQNIHTGEKPYECNECGKAFSQRTSLIVHVRIHSGDKPYECNVCGKAFSQSSSLTVHVRSHTGEKPYGCNECGKAFSQFSTLALHLRIHTGKKPYQCSECGKAFSQKSHHIRHQKIHTH from the coding sequence ATGTCACACCTCAGTCAGCAGAGAATTTATAGTGGGGAAAGCCCCTTTGCCtgtaaggtatgtgggaaagTCTTCAGCCACAAATCCAATCTTACTGAGCATGAGCTTTTTCATAATAGAGAGAAACCTTTtgaatgtaatgaatgtgggaaGGCCTTTAGCCAAAAGCAGTATGTCATTAAACATCAGAatactcatactggagagaagctttTTGAGTGTAACGATTGTGGAAAATCCTTCAGCCAGAAAGAAAACCTCCTTACCCATCAgaaaatccacactggagagaaaccttttGAGTGCAAAGATTGTGGGAAAGCTTTCATTCAGAAGTCCAACCTTATCAGACACCAGAGaactcacacaggagagaagccctttATATGTAAGGAGTGTGGGAAAACCTTTAGTGGGAAATCAAATCTTACTGAGCATGAGAAAATTCATATTGGAGAGAAACCCTTTAAATGTAATGAGTGTGGAACAGCTTTTGGCCAGAAGAAGTACCTCATAAAGCATCAAAacattcacactggagagaaaccctatgaatgtaatgaatgtggaaaagccttctcTCAACGAACATCACTTATTGTGCATGTGAGAATTCATTCAGGTGATAAACCTTATGAATGCAATGTATGTGGAAAAGCCTTCTCTCAGAGTTCATCTCTCACTGTGCATGTAAGAAGCCATACAGGTGAGAAACCTTACGGatgtaatgaatgtggaaaagctttctcTCAATTCTCAACCCTAGCTCTGCATTTGAGAATACATACAGGTAAGAAACCTTACCAATGcagtgaatgtgggaaagctttcagCCAGAAATCACACCATATTAGACATCAGAAAATTCATACTCATTAA